AATCACGTCAGCAACGGGTCGCCGTCCGGGCACTGCAGATCCGCCCCCAACGGGTGCCCGAGATCGACCGTCAACATCGCGCCATCATCGCTGCGCTCGCACACAACTCGGTCGACGAGGTCGCCGCGCTCCTCGACGAGCACCTGCGGCCGATCCCCGAGATCACCGCTGCCCTGGGCTGATTCTCAGAGGATCAACCGCACCAGAGAAGCGGTGCGGGCCAGGCCCGGGAAGGCCGCCGCGGTGGAACGCGGGTGCAGCGCATGCACGGCCAGCCGGAACATCAACGCCCGCAACAGCATCTGCGGCCACTCCGGCAACGAGTCCCAACGCTCGATCAACCCATCGTCGGCGTCACCCCACGACAGCGCGTCGACCACGACCACACCCGCCGCCCACGACGCCGGGCGCCAATACGGCGTGATGTCGGTGATGCCCGGTGCCGCGGCACCGGCGAAAAGCACTGTGCCATAGAGATCCCCGTGCACCAGCTGGCTGGCGCTCTTGGTCGGTTTGCGCAGCGTCGCGAGCTGGTTGATGAGCTCGATGGACCGCTGGCCGTCGGCCGAGCCCGGCGCGACGCGCGCACCCTGCGGCAACGAGTGCAGCGGACGTTCCTCCCAGGCCGCGCGGTCGGCGGCGATGAACACATCGACGTCGGCCCACGGCGCAACCGGCGGCTGCGTCAGGAAGCGCGGCCGCTCGAGCTTGGCCGTCGCCTCGTGCAGGCGCACGGCCGCCGAGACGACCTCGTCGTGCCGCGGTTCGGGTGTCCCGGCGACGAACGTGTCGGCGCGCCAG
This genomic window from Mycolicibacterium goodii contains:
- a CDS encoding TIGR02569 family protein, with the translated sequence MSVERPPEHVLAAFGLSGVRPVPLGSSWEGGWRCGEVVLSMVADHARAAWSAKVRETLFVDGVRLARPVRSTDGRYVVAGWRADTFVAGTPEPRHDEVVSAAVRLHEATAKLERPRFLTQPPVAPWADVDVFIAADRAAWEERPLHSLPQGARVAPGSADGQRSIELINQLATLRKPTKSASQLVHGDLYGTVLFAGAAAPGITDITPYWRPASWAAGVVVVDALSWGDADDGLIERWDSLPEWPQMLLRALMFRLAVHALHPRSTAAAFPGLARTASLVRLIL